From one Musa acuminata AAA Group cultivar baxijiao chromosome BXJ2-6, Cavendish_Baxijiao_AAA, whole genome shotgun sequence genomic stretch:
- the LOC135614791 gene encoding uncharacterized protein LOC135614791 isoform X1 — protein MSAPATEGAAATALRSVLTRAQQAAERCGRSPEQVRVVAVSKTKPVSVIRQVYDVGHRCFGENYVQEIVEKAPQLPSDIEWHFIGNLQSNKVKSLLAGVPNLDMVESVDDEKIANHLDRMVASLGRKPLKVLVQVNTSGEESKFGVDPSYCVQLVKHVKLGCPNLIFAGLMTIGMLDYSSTPENFETLSNCRTEVCKELGIPEEQCELSMGMSADFEQAIEMGSTNVRIGSTIFGAREYLKKDKSHASVCECLVLSEHSNLSRKLVACHMHMLLECCLRVWHRTMCGYEVLGILMISCSHSSILLICLECSFIFFDSGNY, from the exons ATGTCTGCTCCAGCCACGGAAGGGGCCGCCGCGACGGCCCTCCGCTCGGTGCTCACCCGGGCCCAGCAGGCGGCGGAGCGATGCGGTCGGTCGCCGGAGCAGGTTCGAGTGGTGGCGGTCAGCAAGACGAAGCCCGTATCCGTCATCCGCCAGGTCTACGACGTCGGCCACCGCTGCTTCGGTGAGAATTACGTCCAGGAGATCGTCGAGAAGGCCCCTCAG CTTCCTTCGGACATTGAGTGGCATTTCATTGGTAACTTGCAAAGCAACAAAGTGAAATCCCTTCTTG CTGGTGTTCCAAATCTTGATATGGTTGAGAGCGTAGATGATGAAAAG ATTGCTAATCATCTTGATCGTATGGTTGCTAGCTTGGGAAGGAAGCCTCTGAAGGTCTTGGTGCAAGTGAATACTAGTGGAGAAGAAT CAAAATTTGGTGTTGATCCTTCGTATTGTGTCCAACTGGTGAAGCATGTGAAACTTGGGTGCCCAAACCTCATTTTTGCTGGTCTAATGACAATTGGGATGCTGGACTACTCTTCCACTCCAGAAAACTTCGAG ACACTATCAAATTGTAggactgaggtgtgtaaggagcttGGGATACCAGAAGAGCAGTGTGAGCTGTCTATGGGAATGTCTGCCGACTTTGAGCAAGCT ATTGAAATGGGGAGTACAAATGTTCGGATTGGATCGACGATATTCGGAGCAAGAGAGTACCTAAAGAAGGACAAAAGCCA TGCTTCAGTTTGTGAGTGTTTGGTGTTGAGCGAGCATTCTAACTTATCAAGAAAACTTGTGGCTTGCCATATGCATATGTTGTTG GAGTGCTGTCTTCGTGTCTGGCACCGAACAATGTGTGGCTACGAGGTACTTGGAATACTCATGATTTCTTGTTCCCACTCTTCcatattgctaatatgtttggaatgcagTTTTATCTTCTTTGACAGTGGAAACTATTAG
- the LOC135614791 gene encoding uncharacterized protein LOC135614791 isoform X4, producing MSAPATEGAAATALRSVLTRAQQAAERCGRSPEQVRVVAVSKTKPVSVIRQVYDVGHRCFGENYVQEIVEKAPQLPSDIEWHFIGNLQSNKVKSLLAGVPNLDMVESVDDEKIANHLDRMVASLGRKPLKVLVQVNTSGEESKFGVDPSYCVQLVKHVKLGCPNLIFAGLMTIGMLDYSSTPENFETLSNCRTEVCKELGIPEEQCELSMGMSADFEQAIEMGSTNVRIGSTIFGAREYLKKDKSQSAVFVSGTEQCVATSFIFFDSGNY from the exons ATGTCTGCTCCAGCCACGGAAGGGGCCGCCGCGACGGCCCTCCGCTCGGTGCTCACCCGGGCCCAGCAGGCGGCGGAGCGATGCGGTCGGTCGCCGGAGCAGGTTCGAGTGGTGGCGGTCAGCAAGACGAAGCCCGTATCCGTCATCCGCCAGGTCTACGACGTCGGCCACCGCTGCTTCGGTGAGAATTACGTCCAGGAGATCGTCGAGAAGGCCCCTCAG CTTCCTTCGGACATTGAGTGGCATTTCATTGGTAACTTGCAAAGCAACAAAGTGAAATCCCTTCTTG CTGGTGTTCCAAATCTTGATATGGTTGAGAGCGTAGATGATGAAAAG ATTGCTAATCATCTTGATCGTATGGTTGCTAGCTTGGGAAGGAAGCCTCTGAAGGTCTTGGTGCAAGTGAATACTAGTGGAGAAGAAT CAAAATTTGGTGTTGATCCTTCGTATTGTGTCCAACTGGTGAAGCATGTGAAACTTGGGTGCCCAAACCTCATTTTTGCTGGTCTAATGACAATTGGGATGCTGGACTACTCTTCCACTCCAGAAAACTTCGAG ACACTATCAAATTGTAggactgaggtgtgtaaggagcttGGGATACCAGAAGAGCAGTGTGAGCTGTCTATGGGAATGTCTGCCGACTTTGAGCAAGCT ATTGAAATGGGGAGTACAAATGTTCGGATTGGATCGACGATATTCGGAGCAAGAGAGTACCTAAAGAAGGACAAAAGCCA GAGTGCTGTCTTCGTGTCTGGCACCGAACAATGTGTGGCTACGAG TTTTATCTTCTTTGACAGTGGAAACTATTAG
- the LOC135614791 gene encoding uncharacterized protein LOC135614791 isoform X7, producing the protein MSAPATEGAAATALRSVLTRAQQAAERCGRSPEQVRVVAVSKTKPVSVIRQVYDVGHRCFGENYVQEIVEKAPQLPSDIEWHFIGNLQSNKVKSLLAGVPNLDMVESVDDEKIANHLDRMVASLGRKPLKVLVQVNTSGEESKFGVDPSYCVQLVKHVKLGCPNLIFAGLMTIGMLDYSSTPENFEIEMGSTNVRIGSTIFGAREYLKKDKSQSAVFVSGTEQCVATSFIFFDSGNY; encoded by the exons ATGTCTGCTCCAGCCACGGAAGGGGCCGCCGCGACGGCCCTCCGCTCGGTGCTCACCCGGGCCCAGCAGGCGGCGGAGCGATGCGGTCGGTCGCCGGAGCAGGTTCGAGTGGTGGCGGTCAGCAAGACGAAGCCCGTATCCGTCATCCGCCAGGTCTACGACGTCGGCCACCGCTGCTTCGGTGAGAATTACGTCCAGGAGATCGTCGAGAAGGCCCCTCAG CTTCCTTCGGACATTGAGTGGCATTTCATTGGTAACTTGCAAAGCAACAAAGTGAAATCCCTTCTTG CTGGTGTTCCAAATCTTGATATGGTTGAGAGCGTAGATGATGAAAAG ATTGCTAATCATCTTGATCGTATGGTTGCTAGCTTGGGAAGGAAGCCTCTGAAGGTCTTGGTGCAAGTGAATACTAGTGGAGAAGAAT CAAAATTTGGTGTTGATCCTTCGTATTGTGTCCAACTGGTGAAGCATGTGAAACTTGGGTGCCCAAACCTCATTTTTGCTGGTCTAATGACAATTGGGATGCTGGACTACTCTTCCACTCCAGAAAACTTCGAG ATTGAAATGGGGAGTACAAATGTTCGGATTGGATCGACGATATTCGGAGCAAGAGAGTACCTAAAGAAGGACAAAAGCCA GAGTGCTGTCTTCGTGTCTGGCACCGAACAATGTGTGGCTACGAG TTTTATCTTCTTTGACAGTGGAAACTATTAG
- the LOC135614791 gene encoding uncharacterized protein LOC135614791 isoform X3: MSAPATEGAAATALRSVLTRAQQAAERCGRSPEQVRVVAVSKTKPVSVIRQVYDVGHRCFGENYVQEIVEKAPQLPSDIEWHFIGNLQSNKVKSLLAGVPNLDMVESVDDEKIANHLDRMVASLGRKPLKVLVQVNTSGEESKFGVDPSYCVQLVKHVKLGCPNLIFAGLMTIGMLDYSSTPENFEIEMGSTNVRIGSTIFGAREYLKKDKSHASVCECLVLSEHSNLSRKLVACHMHMLLECCLRVWHRTMCGYEVLGILMISCSHSSILLICLECSFIFFDSGNY, translated from the exons ATGTCTGCTCCAGCCACGGAAGGGGCCGCCGCGACGGCCCTCCGCTCGGTGCTCACCCGGGCCCAGCAGGCGGCGGAGCGATGCGGTCGGTCGCCGGAGCAGGTTCGAGTGGTGGCGGTCAGCAAGACGAAGCCCGTATCCGTCATCCGCCAGGTCTACGACGTCGGCCACCGCTGCTTCGGTGAGAATTACGTCCAGGAGATCGTCGAGAAGGCCCCTCAG CTTCCTTCGGACATTGAGTGGCATTTCATTGGTAACTTGCAAAGCAACAAAGTGAAATCCCTTCTTG CTGGTGTTCCAAATCTTGATATGGTTGAGAGCGTAGATGATGAAAAG ATTGCTAATCATCTTGATCGTATGGTTGCTAGCTTGGGAAGGAAGCCTCTGAAGGTCTTGGTGCAAGTGAATACTAGTGGAGAAGAAT CAAAATTTGGTGTTGATCCTTCGTATTGTGTCCAACTGGTGAAGCATGTGAAACTTGGGTGCCCAAACCTCATTTTTGCTGGTCTAATGACAATTGGGATGCTGGACTACTCTTCCACTCCAGAAAACTTCGAG ATTGAAATGGGGAGTACAAATGTTCGGATTGGATCGACGATATTCGGAGCAAGAGAGTACCTAAAGAAGGACAAAAGCCA TGCTTCAGTTTGTGAGTGTTTGGTGTTGAGCGAGCATTCTAACTTATCAAGAAAACTTGTGGCTTGCCATATGCATATGTTGTTG GAGTGCTGTCTTCGTGTCTGGCACCGAACAATGTGTGGCTACGAGGTACTTGGAATACTCATGATTTCTTGTTCCCACTCTTCcatattgctaatatgtttggaatgcagTTTTATCTTCTTTGACAGTGGAAACTATTAG
- the LOC135614791 gene encoding uncharacterized protein LOC135614791 isoform X2 yields MSAPATEGAAATALRSVLTRAQQAAERCGRSPEQVRVVAVSKTKPVSVIRQVYDVGHRCFGENYVQEIVEKAPQLPSDIEWHFIGNLQSNKVKSLLAGVPNLDMVESVDDEKIANHLDRMVASLGRKPLKVLVQVNTSGEESKFGVDPSYCVQLVKHVKLGCPNLIFAGLMTIGMLDYSSTPENFETLSNCRTEVCKELGIPEEQCELSMGMSADFEQAIEMGSTNVRIGSTIFGAREYLKKDKSHASVCECLVLSEHSNLSRKLVACHMHMLLECCLRVWHRTMCGYEFYLL; encoded by the exons ATGTCTGCTCCAGCCACGGAAGGGGCCGCCGCGACGGCCCTCCGCTCGGTGCTCACCCGGGCCCAGCAGGCGGCGGAGCGATGCGGTCGGTCGCCGGAGCAGGTTCGAGTGGTGGCGGTCAGCAAGACGAAGCCCGTATCCGTCATCCGCCAGGTCTACGACGTCGGCCACCGCTGCTTCGGTGAGAATTACGTCCAGGAGATCGTCGAGAAGGCCCCTCAG CTTCCTTCGGACATTGAGTGGCATTTCATTGGTAACTTGCAAAGCAACAAAGTGAAATCCCTTCTTG CTGGTGTTCCAAATCTTGATATGGTTGAGAGCGTAGATGATGAAAAG ATTGCTAATCATCTTGATCGTATGGTTGCTAGCTTGGGAAGGAAGCCTCTGAAGGTCTTGGTGCAAGTGAATACTAGTGGAGAAGAAT CAAAATTTGGTGTTGATCCTTCGTATTGTGTCCAACTGGTGAAGCATGTGAAACTTGGGTGCCCAAACCTCATTTTTGCTGGTCTAATGACAATTGGGATGCTGGACTACTCTTCCACTCCAGAAAACTTCGAG ACACTATCAAATTGTAggactgaggtgtgtaaggagcttGGGATACCAGAAGAGCAGTGTGAGCTGTCTATGGGAATGTCTGCCGACTTTGAGCAAGCT ATTGAAATGGGGAGTACAAATGTTCGGATTGGATCGACGATATTCGGAGCAAGAGAGTACCTAAAGAAGGACAAAAGCCA TGCTTCAGTTTGTGAGTGTTTGGTGTTGAGCGAGCATTCTAACTTATCAAGAAAACTTGTGGCTTGCCATATGCATATGTTGTTG GAGTGCTGTCTTCGTGTCTGGCACCGAACAATGTGTGGCTACGAG TTTTATCTTCTTTGA
- the LOC135614791 gene encoding uncharacterized protein LOC135614791 isoform X5 has product MSAPATEGAAATALRSVLTRAQQAAERCGRSPEQVRVVAVSKTKPVSVIRQVYDVGHRCFGENYVQEIVEKAPQLPSDIEWHFIGNLQSNKVKSLLAGVPNLDMVESVDDEKIANHLDRMVASLGRKPLKVLVQVNTSGEESKFGVDPSYCVQLVKHVKLGCPNLIFAGLMTIGMLDYSSTPENFETLSNCRTEVCKELGIPEEQCELSMGMSADFEQAIEMGSTNVRIGSTIFGAREYLKKDKSQMSGE; this is encoded by the exons ATGTCTGCTCCAGCCACGGAAGGGGCCGCCGCGACGGCCCTCCGCTCGGTGCTCACCCGGGCCCAGCAGGCGGCGGAGCGATGCGGTCGGTCGCCGGAGCAGGTTCGAGTGGTGGCGGTCAGCAAGACGAAGCCCGTATCCGTCATCCGCCAGGTCTACGACGTCGGCCACCGCTGCTTCGGTGAGAATTACGTCCAGGAGATCGTCGAGAAGGCCCCTCAG CTTCCTTCGGACATTGAGTGGCATTTCATTGGTAACTTGCAAAGCAACAAAGTGAAATCCCTTCTTG CTGGTGTTCCAAATCTTGATATGGTTGAGAGCGTAGATGATGAAAAG ATTGCTAATCATCTTGATCGTATGGTTGCTAGCTTGGGAAGGAAGCCTCTGAAGGTCTTGGTGCAAGTGAATACTAGTGGAGAAGAAT CAAAATTTGGTGTTGATCCTTCGTATTGTGTCCAACTGGTGAAGCATGTGAAACTTGGGTGCCCAAACCTCATTTTTGCTGGTCTAATGACAATTGGGATGCTGGACTACTCTTCCACTCCAGAAAACTTCGAG ACACTATCAAATTGTAggactgaggtgtgtaaggagcttGGGATACCAGAAGAGCAGTGTGAGCTGTCTATGGGAATGTCTGCCGACTTTGAGCAAGCT ATTGAAATGGGGAGTACAAATGTTCGGATTGGATCGACGATATTCGGAGCAAGAGAGTACCTAAAGAAGGACAAAAGCCA AATGTCGGGGGAATAA
- the LOC135614791 gene encoding uncharacterized protein LOC135614791 isoform X6, whose amino-acid sequence MSAPATEGAAATALRSVLTRAQQAAERCGRSPEQVRVVAVSKTKPVSVIRQVYDVGHRCFGENYVQEIVEKAPQLPSDIEWHFIGNLQSNKVKSLLAGVPNLDMVESVDDEKIANHLDRMVASLGRKPLKVLVQVNTSGEESKFGVDPSYCVQLVKHVKLGCPNLIFAGLMTIGMLDYSSTPENFETLSNCRTEVCKELGIPEEQCELSMGMSADFEQAIEMGSTNVRIGSTIFGAREYLKKDKSQ is encoded by the exons ATGTCTGCTCCAGCCACGGAAGGGGCCGCCGCGACGGCCCTCCGCTCGGTGCTCACCCGGGCCCAGCAGGCGGCGGAGCGATGCGGTCGGTCGCCGGAGCAGGTTCGAGTGGTGGCGGTCAGCAAGACGAAGCCCGTATCCGTCATCCGCCAGGTCTACGACGTCGGCCACCGCTGCTTCGGTGAGAATTACGTCCAGGAGATCGTCGAGAAGGCCCCTCAG CTTCCTTCGGACATTGAGTGGCATTTCATTGGTAACTTGCAAAGCAACAAAGTGAAATCCCTTCTTG CTGGTGTTCCAAATCTTGATATGGTTGAGAGCGTAGATGATGAAAAG ATTGCTAATCATCTTGATCGTATGGTTGCTAGCTTGGGAAGGAAGCCTCTGAAGGTCTTGGTGCAAGTGAATACTAGTGGAGAAGAAT CAAAATTTGGTGTTGATCCTTCGTATTGTGTCCAACTGGTGAAGCATGTGAAACTTGGGTGCCCAAACCTCATTTTTGCTGGTCTAATGACAATTGGGATGCTGGACTACTCTTCCACTCCAGAAAACTTCGAG ACACTATCAAATTGTAggactgaggtgtgtaaggagcttGGGATACCAGAAGAGCAGTGTGAGCTGTCTATGGGAATGTCTGCCGACTTTGAGCAAGCT ATTGAAATGGGGAGTACAAATGTTCGGATTGGATCGACGATATTCGGAGCAAGAGAGTACCTAAAGAAGGACAAAAGCCA GTAA